One window of Saccharopolyspora phatthalungensis genomic DNA carries:
- a CDS encoding helix-turn-helix domain-containing protein, whose translation MVERHADEVWRLWRAGYGQREIGRELGISHESVRKVVCPCGGIAPAPRRRAAGALTFAEREEISRGLAAGKSLREIARGLGRNVSVVSLCPGGRGQGWQLAGLVRNKHPAGGEAFRRAFGRLGGGLSDGAILEGRQEGQGDPGPGAGPGCGGRSGAGARGDPLLHPGRSTGPAT comes from the coding sequence ATGGTCGAGCGGCATGCCGATGAGGTGTGGCGGTTGTGGCGTGCGGGGTACGGGCAGCGGGAGATCGGGCGTGAGCTGGGGATCTCGCATGAGTCGGTGCGCAAGGTGGTGTGTCCTTGCGGGGGGATCGCGCCCGCGCCGCGTCGGCGGGCCGCCGGGGCGTTGACCTTCGCTGAGCGGGAGGAGATCTCCCGGGGGCTGGCGGCCGGCAAGTCCCTGCGGGAGATCGCCCGTGGGCTGGGCCGCAACGTCTCGGTGGTCTCGCTTTGTCCTGGTGGCCGGGGACAAGGCTGGCAACTGGCAGGGCTGGTACGAAACAAGCATCCGGCTGGCGGAGAAGCGTTTCGCAGAGCATTTGGCCGACTTGGAGGAGGGCTGAGCGATGGGGCGATCCTGGAAGGACGTCAAGAAGGACAAGGAGACCCTGGACCGGGCGCGGGGCCGGGATGTGGCGGCCGCTCAGGAGCGGGCGCGCGCGGTGACCCACTCCTACATCCTGGGAGATCGACCGGCCCAGCTACGTAA
- a CDS encoding helix-turn-helix domain-containing protein — protein MDRARGRDVAAAQERARAVTHSYILGDRPAQLRKDLGLSQSQLAARMQISQPRVSKLEQGELSQVEAGTIERYVAALGGRLRLVADFDDHDVTVSMNELDRTEVHA, from the coding sequence CTGGACCGGGCGCGGGGCCGGGATGTGGCGGCCGCTCAGGAGCGGGCGCGCGCGGTGACCCACTCCTACATCCTGGGAGATCGACCGGCCCAGCTACGTAAGGACCTGGGGCTATCGCAGTCACAGCTGGCTGCGCGGATGCAGATCAGCCAACCGCGTGTGAGCAAGCTGGAGCAGGGCGAGTTGTCCCAGGTCGAGGCGGGCACGATCGAGCGCTACGTGGCCGCCCTGGGCGGACGCCTGCGACTCGTGGCTGACTTCGACGACCACGACGTCACCGTCTCGATGAACGAGCTCGACCGCACCGAGGTCCACGCATAA
- the pobA gene encoding 4-hydroxybenzoate 3-monooxygenase: MRTQVAIVGGGPAGLLLSHLLHLHGIGSVVLERRSQEYVQQRVRAGVLEQGTVDLLRDVGLGERMLREGEVHRGVYLQFDDERQHIPFQELTGRAITVYGQQEVVKDLNERRRRDGGQVLFEVSNVAVHDVATDRPFVRFTFDGVDHELHADFIAGCDGFHGVCRDAIPAGVRTIYERVYPFGWLGILATVGPSSDELIYANHASGFALHSMRSATLSRFYLQCAPDEPRDAWPDDRIWTELRTRLGTPGWTLHEGPIIDKVITAIRSFVAEPLRHGRLFLAGDSAHIVPPTGAKGLNLAVSDVDKLAEAIADFYRTGSATGLDCYSAACLQRVWRVQHFSWWMTSLTHHFGGPNAAFERRLQRSQFDYLRSSTAAATTLAENYVGLPTR; the protein is encoded by the coding sequence TTGCGTACTCAGGTCGCGATTGTGGGTGGCGGCCCCGCCGGGCTGCTGCTGTCGCATCTGCTGCACCTGCACGGGATCGGCTCCGTCGTGCTGGAGCGGCGCAGCCAGGAGTACGTCCAGCAGCGAGTGCGCGCCGGGGTCCTCGAACAAGGCACCGTGGACCTGCTCCGCGATGTCGGCCTGGGCGAGCGGATGCTGCGCGAAGGCGAAGTGCATCGCGGCGTTTACCTGCAGTTCGACGACGAACGCCAGCACATTCCCTTCCAGGAGCTTACCGGCCGCGCGATCACCGTCTACGGCCAGCAGGAAGTGGTGAAGGACCTCAATGAGCGCCGCCGACGCGACGGCGGGCAGGTGCTGTTTGAGGTTTCCAACGTCGCGGTGCACGACGTGGCGACAGACCGCCCGTTCGTCCGCTTCACATTCGACGGCGTCGACCACGAACTGCACGCGGATTTCATCGCGGGCTGCGACGGGTTCCACGGAGTCTGCCGGGACGCCATCCCGGCCGGTGTCCGGACCATCTACGAGCGCGTCTACCCGTTCGGCTGGCTCGGCATCCTGGCCACTGTCGGTCCCTCCTCGGACGAGCTGATCTACGCCAACCATGCCAGCGGATTCGCCCTGCACAGCATGCGATCGGCCACGCTGAGCCGCTTCTACCTGCAATGCGCCCCAGACGAACCGCGCGATGCGTGGCCCGACGACCGGATCTGGACGGAACTGCGCACCCGGCTGGGCACGCCAGGCTGGACGCTGCACGAAGGACCGATCATCGACAAGGTCATCACGGCGATTCGCAGTTTCGTGGCCGAACCGCTGCGCCACGGCCGCCTGTTTCTGGCCGGCGACTCCGCCCACATCGTCCCGCCGACGGGCGCGAAGGGTCTCAACCTCGCGGTGTCCGATGTGGACAAACTGGCCGAAGCCATCGCCGACTTCTACCGGACCGGCAGCGCCACCGGTCTGGACTGCTACTCCGCCGCGTGTCTGCAACGGGTTTGGCGGGTCCAGCATTTCTCCTGGTGGATGACCTCCCTGACGCACCACTTCGGCGGCCCGAATGCCGCCTTCGAACGCCGCCTGCAACGCTCGCAGTTCGACTACCTGCGCTCCTCCACCGCGGCCGCGACCACCCTCGCGGAAAACTACGTCGGCTTGCCGACGCGCTGA
- a CDS encoding TIR domain-containing protein, which produces MQPFEGPARTGIFVSYRHGDNDYAVELLNSKLDEQFGAQRIFFDARLESGVNYVHAIEYGLQSCAVLLAVIGEKWLGVADRQGRRRLEDPADVVVREIGTALGNGVRVIPVLIDGATMPKSSQLPTALRELAHLNAYELGARESDRAELVVRLESYLGALEMRPPEPVQPEPTDVDQPEPDRSEAAGRDPYDLVHDLVQECIVPPGVRERELPLIRLLGARGSGKTELLGRLARDCGDSVPHASVDFDDDRTTTLRGAVIELATQLGRRYPKFGQVQFRYLMLCVLAAGSGFGARTALSKLRNAVLNADPPGYSRSTFDAVVDTLQESGAMLNWSGILADALLHGSERTYWRRRLRTLTAVQEFTGAPTDPWAEGNAVGSREFDAVFLAAFLADLRQAYADGRHRSDRTMNCVALLDNVDAPLGERFLNLLLDLRQSLPPDPLVVLAASSQWQPALVIRDVPGRPSLAAWAQRRNATRDRDSWWYPIDL; this is translated from the coding sequence ATGCAGCCGTTCGAAGGGCCTGCGCGCACCGGCATCTTCGTCAGCTACCGGCACGGCGACAACGACTACGCCGTCGAGCTGTTGAACTCCAAACTGGACGAGCAGTTCGGTGCCCAACGGATCTTCTTCGACGCGAGGCTTGAATCCGGGGTCAACTACGTGCACGCGATCGAGTACGGGTTGCAGTCGTGCGCGGTGCTGCTCGCCGTGATCGGCGAGAAGTGGCTCGGCGTCGCCGACCGGCAGGGGCGTCGTCGGCTGGAGGACCCGGCCGACGTGGTGGTGCGAGAGATCGGCACCGCGCTGGGCAACGGCGTCCGGGTCATTCCGGTGCTCATCGACGGGGCGACGATGCCGAAGTCGTCGCAACTGCCGACCGCATTACGGGAGTTGGCACACCTCAACGCATACGAGTTGGGAGCGCGCGAGTCCGATCGGGCGGAGCTCGTGGTTCGGCTGGAAAGCTACCTGGGCGCGTTGGAAATGCGGCCACCGGAGCCCGTGCAGCCGGAGCCGACCGACGTCGATCAACCCGAGCCTGATCGGTCGGAGGCGGCCGGTCGCGACCCCTACGACCTGGTCCACGACCTCGTGCAGGAATGCATCGTCCCGCCGGGCGTCCGGGAGCGGGAGCTGCCGTTGATCAGGTTGCTGGGTGCGCGAGGCAGCGGGAAGACCGAGTTGCTGGGCCGCCTCGCCCGGGATTGCGGGGACAGCGTGCCGCACGCGAGCGTCGATTTCGACGACGACCGAACGACGACGCTGCGTGGCGCCGTGATTGAGCTGGCCACGCAGCTAGGCCGCCGGTACCCGAAGTTCGGGCAGGTGCAGTTCCGCTACCTGATGCTGTGCGTCCTGGCCGCCGGTTCGGGATTCGGTGCCCGGACGGCGCTGTCCAAGCTGCGCAACGCGGTGCTCAACGCCGATCCACCGGGCTATTCCCGGTCGACTTTCGATGCCGTGGTCGACACCTTGCAGGAATCGGGTGCCATGCTGAACTGGTCCGGCATCCTCGCGGATGCTTTGCTGCACGGCAGCGAGCGCACGTACTGGCGCAGGAGGCTGCGAACACTGACCGCGGTTCAGGAATTCACCGGTGCGCCAACGGATCCGTGGGCCGAAGGCAATGCCGTGGGCTCGCGCGAGTTCGACGCTGTGTTCCTGGCGGCGTTCCTCGCCGACCTGCGCCAAGCCTATGCCGACGGCCGGCACCGGTCGGACCGTACGATGAACTGCGTCGCCCTGCTGGACAATGTGGATGCCCCCCTCGGGGAGCGGTTCCTCAACCTACTGCTCGACCTTCGGCAAAGCCTCCCGCCCGATCCGCTCGTTGTCCTCGCGGCGAGCAGCCAGTGGCAGCCGGCCCTGGTGATCCGGGACGTTCCCGGGAGACCAAGCCTGGCCGCGTGGGCGCAACGGAGGAATGCCACCAGAGACCGGGATTCGTGGTGGTATCCGATCGACCTGTGA
- a CDS encoding ABC transporter substrate-binding protein: MGESGGERRPFQVPVVKRRWPVLGVAAACVVALVIAAYGIVTWSRGCGSGLYRAGPLDECVGVTDGPGEFGLSDGLGGFDESLRDVQTKIAAENERVRRVSRERNRPYVSIAYFSPLTVAKPDTTTIEAVRRSLEGTYVSQLRANSDGREEWGGNLPLIQLLLANPGSRSAQWEPVVKQLQERAESVGNGRLVAVTGLGQSLAGTRDAINTLAQQGIPMVGAIITADRFSVDPAAPEVRGLLRVAPTNSAQAGALVKRLEDTKRAMVVWDRNPDEVFSGDLAAAYERLYQQHGRQLRRGEPFDSAQLATANTFPAMIPNICQIQPDAILFAGRLRELKPFLNALASRSCMELPMRVLITDSVIDIGGDSEVQRSLESGITLEYTQLAAPQAWDAAPQYFSRRSVEYFKLGSTATAVFQQEFPGESIDDGLAITAFDAFGVAATAARRAVQYNKVAEKLPSAREVAAQFDRMHDRGGAVDGASGWLSFDPLTGRPDSKALLVVEVTKEPGQPVRSVPSVISENGAPYLP, translated from the coding sequence ATGGGGGAAAGCGGCGGGGAGCGGCGACCGTTCCAAGTTCCGGTGGTCAAGCGGCGCTGGCCGGTATTGGGCGTCGCCGCGGCTTGCGTGGTGGCGCTCGTGATCGCCGCCTACGGCATCGTGACGTGGTCGCGCGGCTGCGGTTCCGGGCTCTACCGCGCTGGGCCGCTCGACGAGTGCGTCGGCGTCACCGACGGGCCGGGCGAATTCGGTCTCAGCGATGGGCTGGGCGGATTCGACGAGAGCCTGCGGGACGTGCAGACAAAGATCGCGGCCGAGAACGAGCGGGTGCGGCGGGTCAGCCGCGAGCGAAACAGGCCGTACGTCAGCATCGCCTACTTCAGCCCGCTGACCGTCGCCAAGCCCGACACCACCACGATCGAGGCGGTCCGGCGCAGCTTGGAGGGCACCTACGTGTCGCAACTCCGCGCCAATTCCGACGGCAGGGAGGAGTGGGGCGGCAACCTGCCGCTGATCCAGCTGCTGCTGGCCAATCCCGGCAGCCGCAGCGCGCAGTGGGAGCCGGTGGTCAAGCAGTTGCAGGAGCGCGCCGAGTCGGTGGGCAACGGTCGGTTGGTAGCGGTGACCGGGCTCGGGCAGAGCCTGGCAGGCACCCGCGATGCGATCAATACCCTCGCGCAGCAAGGGATTCCGATGGTCGGCGCGATCATCACCGCAGACCGGTTCAGCGTCGATCCCGCCGCCCCCGAGGTGCGGGGCCTGCTGCGAGTGGCGCCCACCAACTCGGCGCAGGCAGGTGCGCTGGTCAAGCGCCTCGAAGACACCAAGCGGGCAATGGTCGTGTGGGACCGCAACCCTGACGAGGTGTTCTCCGGCGACCTGGCGGCAGCATACGAGAGGCTGTACCAGCAGCACGGACGCCAGCTGCGACGCGGTGAGCCGTTCGACTCCGCGCAGCTCGCGACCGCGAACACGTTCCCGGCGATGATCCCGAACATCTGCCAGATCCAGCCGGACGCGATCCTGTTCGCGGGCCGGCTCCGCGAACTGAAACCGTTCCTCAACGCGCTGGCATCCCGATCCTGCATGGAGCTGCCGATGCGCGTGCTGATCACCGACAGCGTCATCGACATCGGCGGCGACTCGGAAGTCCAGCGCAGCCTGGAGTCCGGGATCACGTTGGAGTACACGCAGTTGGCCGCGCCGCAGGCGTGGGATGCCGCACCCCAGTACTTCTCGCGGCGGTCGGTCGAGTACTTCAAGCTCGGTTCCACCGCGACCGCCGTATTCCAGCAGGAGTTCCCCGGCGAGTCGATCGACGACGGACTGGCCATCACCGCCTTCGACGCGTTCGGCGTGGCCGCCACCGCGGCCCGGCGTGCCGTGCAGTACAACAAGGTTGCCGAGAAGCTGCCCAGCGCCCGGGAGGTCGCCGCCCAGTTCGACCGGATGCACGACCGGGGCGGCGCGGTGGACGGCGCCAGCGGCTGGTTGTCCTTCGACCCGCTGACCGGACGTCCGGACAGCAAGGCGTTACTGGTCGTCGAGGTGACTAAGGAACCCGGTCAGCCGGTCCGGTCCGTGCCGAGCGTCATCTCGGAGAACGGCGCCCCTTACCTGCCGTAG
- a CDS encoding class I SAM-dependent DNA methyltransferase, translated as MEFSGFDARGYRTVDVRTGYGEWVTNYEQTVEDAMDIALLERLHEPSWATVTRAVDLGCGTGRTGQWLRDKGIPAVDGVDLTPEMLAVAHRRGAHDRLVEADVAASGLPDAAYDLAISSLIDEHLDDLRPLYREAWRLTTPKAPFVLVTFHPHFIMTSGMPTHYTNGAGESVAITTNIHLVSDHVRAALAAGWRLVELHEGVIDDSWLAVKPKWERFRNHPISAAYVWRKDD; from the coding sequence ATGGAGTTCAGTGGCTTCGACGCGCGCGGTTATCGCACCGTGGACGTCCGCACCGGGTACGGCGAATGGGTCACCAACTACGAGCAGACCGTCGAGGACGCGATGGACATCGCCCTGCTGGAACGGCTCCATGAGCCGTCCTGGGCGACCGTCACCCGCGCCGTTGACCTCGGCTGCGGCACCGGCCGGACCGGGCAGTGGCTGCGGGACAAGGGAATCCCGGCGGTCGACGGAGTGGACCTGACGCCGGAGATGCTTGCCGTCGCACACCGTCGCGGCGCCCACGACCGGCTCGTGGAGGCCGACGTCGCGGCCAGCGGACTTCCGGACGCGGCCTACGATCTGGCGATCTCCTCGCTGATAGACGAGCACCTGGACGACCTGCGCCCGCTGTACCGGGAGGCGTGGCGGCTGACGACACCGAAGGCGCCATTCGTCCTGGTGACCTTCCACCCGCACTTCATCATGACCTCGGGCATGCCCACCCACTACACCAACGGCGCCGGCGAATCGGTGGCCATCACCACCAACATCCACCTCGTCAGCGACCACGTCAGGGCGGCACTGGCGGCGGGCTGGCGGTTGGTGGAACTGCACGAGGGCGTGATCGACGACAGTTGGCTCGCGGTGAAGCCCAAGTGGGAGCGCTTCCGCAACCACCCGATCTCCGCCGCCTACGTCTGGCGCAAGGACGACTGA
- a CDS encoding LLM class F420-dependent oxidoreductase has protein sequence MSASLGKIGIWRISSGLNPELAIEVEKLGYGTIWIGGSPPADLALAESLLDATSEITVATGIVNIWNSDPKIVAASYHRITAKHPERFVLGIGAGHREMTDAYTRPYQALVDYLDQLDAADVPKSGRVLAALGPKVLELARDRSAGAHPYLTVPAHTRRAREILGEEPLLAPEQKVVVDTDPDRARAAGHAAIGIYLNLSNYTRNLRRYGFTDEDLAQPGSDRLIDALALHGTAATIAEGITAHLDAGANHVSIQALGAEDPLPSYRAIAEALR, from the coding sequence ATGAGCGCATCACTGGGCAAGATCGGTATCTGGCGGATTTCCTCGGGGCTCAACCCGGAGCTGGCGATCGAGGTGGAAAAGCTCGGCTACGGCACGATCTGGATCGGTGGCTCGCCGCCCGCCGACCTAGCCCTGGCCGAAAGCCTGCTGGACGCCACCAGCGAGATCACGGTGGCTACCGGGATCGTGAACATCTGGAACTCCGACCCGAAGATCGTCGCCGCGTCCTACCACCGGATTACCGCGAAGCATCCGGAGCGCTTCGTGCTCGGCATCGGTGCCGGCCACCGCGAGATGACCGACGCCTACACCAGGCCCTATCAGGCACTGGTCGACTACCTCGACCAACTGGACGCCGCCGACGTGCCGAAGTCGGGTCGAGTACTCGCCGCACTCGGCCCGAAGGTGCTCGAATTGGCCCGTGACCGATCGGCGGGCGCGCACCCCTACCTGACCGTCCCGGCACACACGAGGCGCGCCAGGGAGATCCTCGGGGAGGAACCGCTGCTCGCCCCGGAACAGAAGGTCGTGGTCGACACCGACCCGGACCGGGCCCGCGCCGCCGGCCACGCAGCAATCGGCATATACCTGAACCTGAGCAACTACACCCGGAATCTGCGCCGGTACGGCTTCACCGACGAAGACCTCGCCCAGCCCGGCAGCGACCGCCTGATCGACGCCCTGGCATTGCATGGAACGGCAGCGACGATCGCCGAAGGCATCACCGCGCACCTCGACGCGGGCGCGAACCACGTGAGCATCCAAGCCCTCGGCGCCGAGGACCCACTACCGTCCTACCGAGCAATAGCCGAAGCCCTCCGCTGA
- a CDS encoding tetratricopeptide repeat protein, whose product MVRALLLERVAWASARARDADATWCALDAVDDSYEQRGEGEPEWVYWLNRNEIDVMAGRCMIELGRPGDAEPLLSNAIANYPPERAREVALYLTWLAESHALAGDLDAARDVVQRARRYAETMPSARADLRLDAVQRLMGAGKTTFFCSGLNLHQPLTR is encoded by the coding sequence GTGGTGCGCGCGCTCCTGCTGGAACGGGTGGCGTGGGCATCGGCGCGCGCCCGGGACGCCGACGCTACATGGTGTGCGCTGGACGCGGTCGACGACTCCTACGAGCAGCGCGGCGAGGGCGAGCCGGAGTGGGTTTACTGGCTCAACCGCAACGAGATCGACGTGATGGCAGGCCGGTGCATGATCGAACTGGGGAGGCCGGGCGACGCCGAGCCCTTGCTGTCCAATGCCATAGCCAACTACCCGCCCGAGCGCGCCCGTGAGGTCGCGCTCTACTTGACGTGGCTCGCTGAGTCGCATGCGCTGGCGGGCGACCTTGATGCCGCGCGGGACGTCGTCCAGCGTGCGAGGCGCTACGCCGAGACCATGCCTTCTGCCCGTGCTGACCTGCGGCTAGACGCGGTACAACGGCTGATGGGGGCCGGCAAAACAACATTTTTCTGCTCAGGGCTCAACCTGCACCAACCGCTGACTCGGTAA
- a CDS encoding type VII secretion target, producing MTHPGDGVDVALEALRSDASVWETAADSLSAPITALGPLKVTGEEVSMWAVDRGLDDAFNDARAALEDMIRQAAEYFREIGADLRSAADQYERDDDQGLHELQNAYRMQGDIYGG from the coding sequence GTGACTCATCCTGGTGATGGCGTCGACGTTGCGCTGGAAGCGTTACGGTCGGATGCGAGCGTTTGGGAAACCGCAGCCGACAGCTTGAGCGCCCCGATAACCGCTCTGGGCCCGCTCAAGGTCACGGGCGAAGAAGTGTCCATGTGGGCGGTTGACCGTGGCCTGGACGACGCCTTCAACGACGCACGCGCGGCCCTGGAAGACATGATCCGTCAGGCTGCCGAGTACTTCAGGGAAATCGGCGCGGATCTACGTAGCGCGGCCGATCAGTACGAGCGCGATGACGACCAAGGACTGCACGAACTCCAAAACGCGTACCGAATGCAGGGCGATATCTATGGTGGCTGA
- a CDS encoding trans-aconitate 2-methyltransferase, with product MWDPQKYLSFSDQRDRPAHDLLARVGAIRARRVVDLGCGAGNLTSLLTDRWPDAAVEATDVSPEMVAAARARGVAARQEDVRDWKPSPDTDVVLCNAVLQWIPEHVELLRRWLPQLSAGAWFAFQVPGNFESPSHMAIRELLAEPRWHDRVGGVLRPDSVLSPIGYADELTDPGTEVEAWETTYVHALRGADPVLEWVTGTALRPVRAALDDAEWADFRAALAPRLAAAYPQRADGTTWFPFRRIFAVVHRS from the coding sequence GTGTGGGATCCGCAGAAGTACCTGTCGTTCAGTGACCAGCGCGACCGCCCGGCCCACGACCTGCTGGCCCGGGTAGGAGCGATCCGGGCCCGACGGGTCGTGGACCTCGGCTGCGGCGCGGGAAACCTGACCTCGTTGCTGACCGACCGGTGGCCCGATGCGGCGGTCGAGGCCACGGACGTGTCCCCGGAAATGGTCGCGGCGGCCCGGGCTCGCGGGGTCGCGGCGAGGCAGGAAGACGTCCGGGACTGGAAACCATCGCCGGACACCGATGTCGTGCTGTGCAACGCCGTCCTGCAGTGGATACCGGAGCACGTCGAGCTGCTGCGGCGCTGGCTGCCCCAACTGTCCGCCGGGGCGTGGTTCGCCTTCCAGGTGCCGGGCAACTTCGAATCACCGTCGCACATGGCGATCCGGGAACTGCTCGCGGAGCCGCGCTGGCACGACCGGGTGGGCGGCGTGCTGCGGCCGGACTCGGTGCTATCGCCGATCGGCTACGCCGACGAGCTCACCGATCCCGGCACGGAGGTCGAGGCCTGGGAAACAACCTACGTCCACGCGCTGCGTGGCGCCGACCCCGTGCTGGAGTGGGTGACGGGCACCGCGCTGCGACCGGTCCGTGCGGCGCTGGACGACGCGGAGTGGGCCGACTTCCGCGCGGCCTTGGCACCCCGCCTGGCAGCGGCGTACCCGCAACGCGCCGACGGCACGACCTGGTTCCCCTTCCGTCGCATCTTCGCCGTGGTGCATCGGAGCTGA
- the dnaG gene encoding DNA primase, protein MAGRIRESDIAEVRERNRIDDVVGEYVALRNAGGGAQKGLCPFHDEKTPSFNVRPSHGTFHCFGCGEGGDVIAFVMKIEHLGFVESVERLADRVGLQLQYEGGTPGPKRDRGTRARMVEAHRIAAEFYAEQLRSPEALKAREYLAQRGFDEAVAERFGCGFAPAGWDTLTKILLTKGFELDELIKCGLSREGRRGPIDRFHRRLLWPLKDLGGDVVGFGARRIFDDDPIEAKYVNTSATPIFNKSQVLFGIDLAKREIAKRRQAVVVEGYTDVMAMHLAGVPTAVASCGTAFGDEHISVLRRLMMDDEAFRGEVIFTFDGDEAGQKAALKAFDGEQQFAGQTYVAITPDGMDPCELREAKGDAAVRDLVARRRPLFEFAIRSLLTEHDLDSVDGRVAALKRTVPLVAQIKDPASRDGYAARLAWWAGWSDENQVVRQVRQSAGTPARSSRRRPRREEAQQSLGMDVDLPKRPPRHDPRFLQREALKAALQVPALAGPLYDSLPEEAFTESVYAELHRALLSAGGTMCGLAGAAFVDAVSQQCESQVTRSLLTQLSVEQLEIQSGEDPRYVAALLARLQERLVSRQIADIKSRVQRMSPLEDAEEYNALFGDMVALEGYRKALLDQAMGTL, encoded by the coding sequence GTGGCAGGCAGGATCCGGGAAAGCGACATCGCTGAAGTGCGCGAACGCAACCGGATCGACGATGTGGTCGGTGAGTACGTCGCCCTGCGCAACGCCGGCGGCGGCGCGCAGAAGGGTCTCTGCCCGTTTCACGACGAGAAAACTCCGTCGTTCAACGTCCGGCCCAGCCACGGCACCTTCCACTGCTTCGGCTGTGGCGAAGGCGGCGACGTCATCGCGTTCGTGATGAAGATCGAGCACCTCGGCTTCGTCGAGTCCGTCGAACGGTTGGCCGACCGAGTCGGCCTCCAGCTGCAGTACGAGGGCGGCACGCCAGGCCCGAAGCGAGACCGCGGCACGCGCGCGCGGATGGTCGAGGCGCACCGCATCGCCGCCGAGTTCTACGCCGAGCAGCTTCGCTCGCCGGAGGCGCTGAAGGCCCGGGAATACTTGGCGCAGCGCGGTTTCGACGAGGCGGTCGCCGAGCGATTCGGCTGCGGGTTCGCCCCGGCCGGCTGGGACACGCTCACCAAGATCCTGCTGACGAAGGGCTTCGAGCTCGACGAGCTGATCAAGTGCGGGTTGTCCAGGGAGGGGCGCCGCGGCCCGATCGACCGGTTCCACCGGCGCCTGCTGTGGCCGCTGAAGGACCTCGGCGGCGACGTGGTCGGCTTCGGCGCGCGGCGGATCTTCGACGACGATCCCATCGAGGCCAAGTACGTCAACACCTCGGCCACCCCGATCTTCAACAAGTCGCAGGTGCTCTTCGGTATCGACCTGGCCAAGCGGGAGATCGCCAAGCGCCGCCAGGCGGTCGTGGTCGAGGGCTACACCGACGTGATGGCGATGCACCTGGCCGGGGTGCCGACGGCGGTGGCCTCCTGCGGCACGGCGTTCGGCGACGAACACATCTCGGTCCTGCGCCGCCTGATGATGGATGACGAGGCGTTCCGCGGCGAGGTCATCTTCACCTTCGACGGCGACGAGGCGGGGCAGAAGGCGGCCCTGAAGGCATTCGACGGCGAGCAGCAGTTCGCCGGCCAGACCTACGTGGCGATCACCCCGGACGGCATGGACCCGTGCGAGCTGCGGGAGGCCAAGGGCGACGCGGCGGTGCGCGACCTGGTCGCCCGTCGTCGGCCGCTGTTCGAGTTCGCCATTCGCAGCCTGCTCACCGAGCACGACCTGGATTCGGTCGACGGCCGGGTCGCGGCGTTGAAGCGCACCGTGCCGCTGGTCGCGCAGATCAAGGACCCGGCCAGCCGGGATGGCTATGCCGCCAGGCTGGCCTGGTGGGCGGGCTGGAGCGACGAGAACCAGGTGGTGCGCCAGGTGCGGCAGAGCGCCGGCACGCCAGCGCGTTCCTCGCGGCGCCGTCCCCGGCGGGAGGAAGCCCAGCAGTCGCTGGGCATGGACGTCGATCTGCCGAAGCGCCCGCCCCGGCACGACCCCCGGTTCTTGCAGCGCGAGGCGTTGAAGGCGGCGTTGCAGGTGCCGGCGTTGGCGGGGCCGCTGTATGACTCGCTGCCCGAGGAAGCGTTCACCGAGTCCGTCTACGCCGAGCTGCACCGGGCGTTGCTGTCGGCGGGCGGCACGATGTGCGGGCTCGCCGGTGCGGCGTTCGTGGACGCGGTGTCGCAGCAGTGCGAGAGTCAGGTCACGCGGAGCCTGCTCACCCAGCTTTCGGTGGAACAGCTGGAGATCCAGTCGGGAGAGGACCCGCGCTACGTCGCGGCCTTGCTCGCCCGGCTGCAGGAACGGCTGGTCAGCAGGCAGATCGCGGACATCAAGTCCAGGGTGCAGCGGATGTCGCCGCTGGAGGACGCCGAGGAGTACAACGCGCTGTTCGGCGACATGGTGGCGCTGGAGGGCTACCGCAAGGCGCTGCTGGATCAGGCCATGGGCACGCTGTGA